A window of Chloroflexota bacterium genomic DNA:
GCATAGGCTCCTGCAATCATATCCGCAGTCGCGCCCTTCAACACTTTGTCATACCCGGCCCGCGCTGCTTCCAGACCCAGGGTAGCCATTTGAAGCTCAAGGCTTTCCGGCATCATGCTGGCAAAGGGCTGACCCGCGATGCGGTCATACATGCCCTGGGCGATATTCACACCAGCCTCTGCTTGCTTGAGTTGAGAAAGGGCCAGTCGCTTGTCCTCTTCGGAGGCCCCTTTCAACGCCTGCTCGTAAGCGGCGCGGGCAGCATCCACGGCGGACCGGGTGGCATCCAGATCGGTCTGTTTGGGCTCCGTCATCGCCAAATCCAGTTGTGACTGGGCCAACTCCAGGCCGGCCAGCGCCTGGGCCTGTTGAGCCTCGTAGATGGCGCTGTCGACCCTGAGTAAAATATCACCCTCATTGACATGGTCGCCAACGTCGACGTTGAGGTCCATGATCTGGCCTGCCAGCTCACCGATCACCGGTACAACCCGATCGGCCATGATCTCGCCGTTATAGGTCAGGGCCGGCGCACCAAACAAAGCAACAGCGCCCCCACTTTCCGATTCGATCCCCTGAGCGCTTTCTGTCGATGGTGTGCTGACTACAATGGGCGTTGGCGTGGCCTGCTGGCCGGCGACTGCCGCCGCCACCGGCTCTACAGGCTCTGCCTGGCCCGTGGTGAACGGCTCGGTCGCTGAACAGCCAACCAGGAATAGAAGGATCAGCAGGGCCGCCGCCGACCCAACGCGTCTCAGGGCAATGTTACTTTGATCGTTCATCATGGAAACTTCCTCAATTCATAAGCTGGGACTACCTGCCCCAGGAAATCGGCTGATCGGCCACGAAGCCATACTGGATGGGGACATCGATGGAAAGCTGCCGTTGATTACTGCCGTCAGCATTCATCACCCATATCGCCCAATCGCCGCTACGATTGCTGAGAAAAACAATCGATTGGCCATCGGGACTCCACGCCGGTGCCACATTGTGGGGCAACGCATCCACCAGCGTAGTGGCAGGCCTGGTCAAGGCCACCACATTCTGCCCGTCAGCAGTAGCTGTGAAGATCTCCCAATGGTCCTTCTCCTGGCTCTGGAATGCCAGACGGTTGCCTCCCGGCTGCCACGCCGGGTCCTGAAAGCGAAACTCGTTCAGGATCGCCTGATTTTCCGCGCCATTGTAATCGCCGGTGAGTTGAATACCGGTGCCACTGTGGTAGAGCACTCCGGCGTCACCCCAATCAGCCGCCATGGCGGAGTTCAAAGTGGGCAGGTCACGAAAATTACCACCGTCCCGATCCACGCGACTGACTCCCCAGAGATCCATGGTTTTGAGGGGAAAGAGCAGGTTGTAAGGAAATTGATCGGGCAGACAAATGCCATGTCCGGCATCACGACAAGCACCCTCGCCGTTGACTCTGGAGAAGGCGATCGACTGTCCATCGGGACTCCAGGTTGGCCCGCGCAACGGTTCCGCACGGGTCAGCATCTGGCGCTCGTTGTTGCCGTCAATGTCGATCAGGTGAAGCGTATGCTGCCCACCTCCCCGCCAGAATGCAACGGTCCGGCCATCGGGACTGATGGCAGGATCGGCGCCGTCGGTCAATGGCCTTAGCGAGTCACTGCCGAGATCATAGCTGTAGATCTTGCCACCCGACCGGTCCTGAAACACAAGCTTGCCTGTTAGCCCGGTCGACCTGGCGGAAGTCGCCGCTGCAATCGGCAATGGCTCTGCGGCACTGACCACATCGGACACCGGCAACGCATCGACCTCGCCGTCCACCTCCAGAAACGCGGCACTTGCCCAGCCGAAACCGTCATCCTGCAACGCCACCTGGATCCAATCCGCATCGACATTTCGACCCAGAGCAGCAACCGCCTCGGAAGGAGCCAGACGGCCGATCACAGGATACCCGGTGCCAGGACCTGATCGCACGTTGAGTCGCTGACTGGCGGTCGTCACCGTTGCATCCATCGATAACTTATCAGCTCCCGATGAAACCGCTTCGGATGTGGATGAAGTCACAGTTGGATCATCAGGTGATTGCGCGTCAACGCCGCCGCTGAATCCAGCCGCGTAATCGCTGGTCACGGGCAAGTATTCCACGGCAAACACGACCAACTCATCGGTCTGCACCCAACCCGACAGGCCATCGGGAACTACCACAGAGACCCAGCTGGCGTCCTCCGAGCGACCGATTGCCCACAAAACAGTACCCCGTGGAAGCGTTTCCAGCACCTCGCCTCCTGGAGACTCGTGCATTGTGGCGCCACGAGCACGCACAATGGCCAGCGTCTTGGATCCGAGCAGGTTTCGCGACTCTTGCGGCGCGTACGCCAAAACGGGCG
This region includes:
- a CDS encoding SH3 domain-containing protein, producing MKNGGIVNRDSLRIMRMPAATASMLLVFFMMLTTPVLAYAPQESRNLLGSKTLAIVRARGATMHESPGGEVLETLPRGTVLWAIGRSEDASWVSVVVPDGLSGWVQTDELVVFAVEYLPVTSDYAAGFSGGVDAQSPDDPTVTSSTSEAVSSGADKLSMDATVTTASQRLNVRSGPGTGYPVIGRLAPSEAVAALGRNVDADWIQVALQDDGFGWASAAFLEVDGEVDALPVSDVVSAAEPLPIAAATSARSTGLTGKLVFQDRSGGKIYSYDLGSDSLRPLTDGADPAISPDGRTVAFWRGGGQHTLHLIDIDGNNERQMLTRAEPLRGPTWSPDGQSIAFSRVNGEGACRDAGHGICLPDQFPYNLLFPLKTMDLWGVSRVDRDGGNFRDLPTLNSAMAADWGDAGVLYHSGTGIQLTGDYNGAENQAILNEFRFQDPAWQPGGNRLAFQSQEKDHWEIFTATADGQNVVALTRPATTLVDALPHNVAPAWSPDGQSIVFLSNRSGDWAIWVMNADGSNQRQLSIDVPIQYGFVADQPISWGR
- a CDS encoding efflux RND transporter periplasmic adaptor subunit, with the translated sequence MMNDQSNIALRRVGSAAALLILLFLVGCSATEPFTTGQAEPVEPVAAAVAGQQATPTPIVVSTPSTESAQGIESESGGAVALFGAPALTYNGEIMADRVVPVIGELAGQIMDLNVDVGDHVNEGDILLRVDSAIYEAQQAQALAGLELAQSQLDLAMTEPKQTDLDATRSAVDAARAAYEQALKGASEEDKRLALSQLKQAEAGVNIAQGMYDRIAGQPFASMMPESLELQMATLGLEAARAGYDKVLKGATADMIAGAYAQLKGAEAQLAMLERGAEPAQIRAAEAGVKQAELGLYLAQLQLGKATIESPTDGFVYQLDATEGAMAGPGALLMILFSDDVKILVKVEESRYQDISEGMPARIRVDAFPGRSFDGVVSAIAPSFDHATRTIEVTIRPAGDGAGDLKPGMFATVELMEQ